From uncultured Fibrobacter sp.:
ATGTCGGCATAAGACTTGGCTTTATTTTTCAGCATATTTAGAGGGATTTTGTGCATGGTTTTTTCCTCACCGCTCTCTAAAATAGTAGATTTTTGGACATAAAACAATGGAGATTCCCTATGAGTCGTAGTGAACGCAGGCGTGCAAAGCAAAATGCCAAGAATTTTGTCCCCAAGAAGTCCAACGCTCTTGATAAGCGCGTCATTGTCCTTCTAGCGGTTATCGCAGTAGTGTTTTTCGTAGGAACAATGCTTATACAAAGAGGTGCATAATCCATGAAGTTTTCTATTGACAAAACCGTTCTTCAGAATGTTCTGAAATCGGCCATTACCGCCGTGCCGAACAAGTCCACCATTCAGGTGCTCAACAACTTCTCCCTGCGCCTCGAAGGCAATTTCCTCGAAGTCAGCGCAACCGACCTCGACCTCGGTATCAGGGTCAAGGTCGAAGTCCAGGGCGAACGAGATGGCGCGGTCGTCATTAACGCACGCAAGTTCTCCGACCTTATCAACAACTTGGTGGACCCGAGCATCACGACCATCAGTCTCGACGTGCAGGACTACCTCGCCAAGATCCAGTGGAGCGAGAAGGGTAAGGCCTCCATCACCGGTTTTGACGCAAGCGACTTCCCGCCGTTCCCCGAAATTGAAAACGGCGAGACCTTGAACTTCGCGGCTAGCGAACTCGCATTCCTCGCCGAGAAAACCTTGTTCGCAACTTCCACCGACTCCACGCGCCTCAACTTGAACGGCGTCTATCTGGAAGCCAAGGACGGAAAGATTTCCATGGTAGCGACCGACGGTCACCGCCTGGGCCGCGCCAGCATCGACCAAGAAGGCGCCAACCTCGAGAACGGCGTCATCATCCCGAAGAAGGTGCTGCAGCACATCCTCCATGTCGCCAAGAGCGATTCGAACATCGAAGTCCGCACCTCCGCGACGCACATCCTCTTCAACACGGATTCTACGCAGGTTATCTCCAAGCTGTACGAAGGTCCGTATCCGAACTACCGCGCCGTGATTCCGCAGAACTTCGAACGCACCATGCAGGCCAACACTCAGGACTTGCAGAACAAGATCCGCAGCGTCATTTCCATGGCGAACGTGCGTACGCGCCAGATTCGCCTGCAGATGGACGGCAACAACCTCGAACTCAGCGCAACCGACCCGGATGTCGGTGGCGATTCCCGCGAAGCACTCGCCGTGACACACAACGGTGAAGGCAGCTTCTGCATCGGGTTCAACGGCCAGTACCTGTCCGAAATCCTCGGTTTAAGCAAGAGCGAAGAAATCGTGATGAAGATGAACGCCCCCATCGGCGCCTGTGTCATCGAGCCTGTCGGCGAGAACATGGGATTCAGCTTCCTCCTGATGCCGCTGCGCCTCGTCGAGGACTAACAAGGATAAAGAATAAACTAATCGGGCTTCGCGAAAGCGAGCCCGTTTTGTTTGAGACGCGAGCAATGAGCAGTGAGCGATGAGTCTTTGAGAGACTAGAGAATAGAGGCTAGTGAAAAGAATCACGCACTTCGTGCGTTAGTAACAGACGGCGAAGCCGTGATATTTCTCCCTAGATCCTAACCCCTAATCACTTCCTACTGTCTACTTCCTACTGCCTACTTCCAACTTCCTACTATTCATGTCATCAGCAATTCGTAAACGTATCAGCAAAAAAATCACCAAGGCGCTTCACGATTTCAAATTAATCGAGGACGGTGACAAGGTGCTCGTCGCAGTGAGCGGCGGCAAGGATTCGAGCGTGCTGCTGATGGAACTGGCAAGCCGCATGGGCAAGTTTTTGCCGAACTGCGAAATAGGCGCCATCCATATCCAGAGCGACTTTGCCGACAAGGCCCCGCGTGAATTCTTGCAACGCATGGCAGAGCAATACCCGCAAATTCCCTTCTATTTCAAGGACGTGGCCGTAGAAGGACGTCTCAAGGAAGGCCGCAAGCTCAACTGCTACTGGTGCAGCACGCAACGCCGCACCGAACTCATCAAGTTCGCCCGCGAAAACGGTTACAACAAAATTGCGCTCGGCCACCACATGGACGACATCGTGGAAACGCTTTTGATGAACATGCTCTACAAGGGCGAGTTCAGTGGCATGCCGCCGATGGTGCCCTACGAAAAATATCCGTGCAGTATCATCCGCCCGCTGTGCTACTGCGAAGAAAGTGAAATCATTGAATACGCCGAAGATGCCGACATCCGCAAGTTCACCTGCACCTGCGAGTTCTCGAAGGCATCCCACCGCAAGAGCATCCGCGAAGAAATCAAGAGCCTCACCAAAGGCAACTCCACGCTGAAAGCTAACTTGTTCGAAAGCATGCGGAACATCCGCATGGATTATTTGCTTTAAAAAAATTTAGAAGGTGCGAAGGCTATATTGACTTCACCTTGATGTTGCTCTGTTCGCGAATGCAGCGCACGGAGCGGAGTTCGCCCCTGCCCGCAGCGTCCATCACTGCGGTGTTTCTGCTGAACTCCAGCATCAGGAATTCAGCGCGTTCCAGCGGTGCGCTGGAGGCTGTCCAAAAGTGTGCGTAACCGCCGATACCGTCGAAATCTCCGCCCGCCTTGCGGAAACCCGCAGGCAACGCCTTGAACCCGAACGCATCGGAACCGTTCTTTTTCTTGTACCAGCCACGCTTTGACTTGAGCGCCTCGCCGGCGACATCGGCGCCGCCCACGTTCGCGATGAGTCGCCCGAAATCCGCGCTGTTGGGCAAGCGCCAGCCCTCGGGGCAAAAACTCCGCGCCATTTCCCAAGTGTAGAGGCGCCCGAACTTGGAACAGTTGCGCTTGTCGCCTTCCGGGCACACGCTCCCGTCGATATCGTAATTTAAGTTTTCGGCCATCCAGACATCCGAGCCGATTTGCACGATGTCGTAGCTCTGCTCGTCGCGCGGGTCAGTGAACGATTCGGAACAGGCAATAAACATTGCCGACGCGAAAAAAAGCAGAAATGTGCGATAACACCGAAACTCCATCCTTGACCTCTTATAAATAAAAATAATAAATAATAAGGGGGCTTGTCAAGTAAATTTTTTAAACCCAAAAATGGGATTTTAAACGCTAAAACAAAGTTAAAAACCTATTTTAGGGTTGTTTTGTAAATAGAAAAAATCTATATTGAAGAAAGATAATCAGGAGGCCGATATGTACAGGGCGACACCGCTTACAGAAAAAACAGCTCTCAAGGAGCTTGGCGAACGCATCCGTGCGCACCGTATCGCCCTGAATCTTTCGCGTGAAGCCCTCGCCGAAAAGGCGGGAATCGGCAAAAATACGCTTGTCCGGCTCGAAATGGGCCAAAGCGTGAGCCTCTCGCACCTGGTCAAGGTCCTGCTCCAGTTCGGCTTCGCCGAAGCACTCGTCGACATTGTTCCCGATTACAGCCGTAGCCCCATGATGCTCCTCCGCGAATCGCAGAAGCTGCCCCAGCGTCAACGCGCCGGCCGCAAAAAGAAGGATGTTGACACCGCCCCCTGGGTATGGAAGGAGGATGAATGATTCCCGTCGAGGTCAAGCTCTGGGGAACGACTATCGGTGCCCTCTCCCAGGAGGACGGCGACGATTTCGCCTTTTTCGAGTACAATCCCGACTTTGTCCGCAGCGGCATAGAACCCGCGCCGGTCACCATGCCCGTGCGCGCCGGCACCATCTACCGCTTCCCGGACCTTTCTCCCGCCACATTCCACAAGTTGCCAGGGCTTTTCGCCGATTCCATCCCGGACAAGTTCGGCAACAAGATTATCGACCAGTGGCTCATCCAGAACGGCAGGGAACCCAAAAGCTTCACGGCCCTTGAACGGCTCTGCTGCACCGGCTCGCGCGGCATGGGCGCACTCGAGTTTTTCCCCGCCACCGGCCCCGACCCCGTCAAGAGCGAACCCCTCGAAATCGAGAGGCTCCGCGCCCTCGCGGCAAACATCCTGGACCAGCGCAAAAAAGTGAAAGTCAAACTCCGCGAAAAAGACGCGTTCGAACAAATTGTCCGGGTCGGTTCGTCGGCCGGGGGCGCCCGCGCCAAAGTGCTCATCGCCTACAACGAAGCGACAAAAAGCGTGCTCTCCGGGCAAGTCCGCGCCCCCGAAGGCTACGGCTACTGGCTCCTGAAATTCGACGACATCGAGAACAACCGCGACAAGGAAAACGCCGACCCCGCCGGGTTCGGGGCGCTCGAATACACCTACAGCCAAATCGCGAAGGAAGCCGGAATCCAGATGACGGAATGCCGCCTGCTGGAAGACGGCGAGCACAGGCACTTTATGACGCGCCGCTTTGACCGCACCGAAAACGGCGGCAAACTGCACTACCAGTCGCTTGCGGCCATCGCGCATTACGACTTCAACATTGCAGGGGCGTACAGCTACGAGCAGGCCTTCACCGTTGCAAGGCAAATCGGGCTTGCCACTGCCGACATCGAGCAGATGTACCGCAGGGCCGTATTCAACATTTGCGCGAGGAACCAGGACGACCATACGAAAAACATCGGCTTTTTGATGGACAAGCGTGGCAACTGGACGCTCGCGCCCGCTTTTGACGTCACCTACGCCTACAACCCCGCCGGCCGCTGGACCGGAACACACCAAATGACCTTCAACGGCAAGCGCGAAAAGTTCGCCCTCGACGACTTCAAGGCGGTGGCAAAAAGTGCCGGCCTCGTGCAAGGGCGCTACAAGCGCATCCTCGAACAAGTGCAAGATTCCCTCGCCAGCTTCAAGAAGCGCGCCAAGGCGAATGATGTCCCCAAGAAACTCGTGCAGGAAGTTGAGAAGAATCTGGTGAAGGTTTAGTCTTTTTTTGATATTCGTCCGAAAAAGTGTCAAATTTGGTGGGATATTCGTCCGAAAAAATGTCATTTTGGGCAGTTTATTCGTCCAAAAAAATGTAGTGGGATTGAAAAAATCCCCAAGCGCGAGGCCTGGGGAGTGAGCGGCAAGAGGTCGTTACCTCATTTGCCCTTAGGCGGAAGGTTGGTCCGTCCACCACCGGACTTGTTGCCCGTGGTGGAGGGGAGACCTCCTGGACCCTTCGTGCGGATCTGCATCATCGAATTACCTCCTTTATGCAGCTAAAGGTGAATCAATTTCAGGAATGGAGTTGTTTTGAATCCATCCTGTTTGGATAAGGTGTTGTCGCAAATAACGGAAATAGTCTCTCCGAAAATTGGCGAATGTCCTTGGATCACTCGGTGTGCTCGGAACCACGATAGTCTTTTTTGCTCCTTTCGCTATATGGCGAATGATGACGTGTTTACCGTGTCTAACGATTTCCCATCGACCAGAACGTAGGATGTTCTGAACGAAATCGCGAATATTTTTGTCGCTGGATATGTATGGCATATTTTCTCTCCTTGTTGAAGGCAATGCTTAGAATATATCTTTTATATACGAATTCTATGTTCGTACGAATTGTATGTTCGTATTATGCCATTTCAATGAAAAAACACTTTTATTCGTGAAAAATTTTGGTTATATTTAAAACCAAGGAAAAAGGAATCTACTATGGCCGAAACCGACATCTTACAAAAACTCAATCAGGCTTTTACTGCCCTCTCTCAAGAACGAAAGAGCATCGTTGTGCCTCTTGCGGAGATGATTCAAAAAGTGGGGCTAGACAAAAAACAATCCTCAAAATACGAGCAGATTCTCAAATCCTCAGGAAACTTTAAATTGGATTACAAGAAAGAGGGCATTCTTGTGAACCGCAAAATTTTTAAACCTATGGAGAAAACCATGACCACCCCCCAAAATACGACAAACAACAATGTGAAACTCCATGACAGAATCAAGGCGTTGCGAGACGCACTTTCTGGAGGTCTTTACGAAAAAGATGAAGCAGTCCGCCTTGCTTTACTTACTGCAATTGCCGGCGAAAGCATCTTTTTCCTAGGTAATCCCGGCGGAGCAAAGAGTATGATCGCCAGAAGAATCGTGAAGGCTTTCAAGGCAGATGGCGACGACAAGATCAAATACTTTGAAACGCTTCTCAATGCATACACGACTCCGGACGAGATCTTTGGAAACGTGTCTCTTAAAGGGTTAAATGGCGATTTACCGGAGTACCCAAATAAAGAAGTATATCGTCGTCTTACTGAAAACATGCTTCCAAAAGCAGATATTGCTTTTTTAGACGAAATTTGGAAGGCTAATTCAACTATTCTTAACTCCTTGCTCACAATTGTGAACGAACGCAAGTTCCATAATGGAAATGAGATTGAGGATGTTCCACTGAAAGCCCTCTTTACGGCTTCTAATGAACTTCCTGCCAAAGGCCAGGGCTTGGAAGCGTTGTATGACCGACTGATTCTCAGATTGATTGTATCGTTTATTGATGACGAGGACAACTTCTTTGACATGGTCGATAGTCCGTCCTCGCTTGAATTTGAACTTCCGGAAGAAGTGAAAAAACTTCAGATTTCCAATGCCGAATTGAAGGAATGGAAAAAGATAATTGATGAAATATCACTTTCTGATGCAGCGAAGTCCGTTATTTCTGCGATTCGTAAGGAACTCGCGTCCCGCAATGACGCTATGAGTGAAGAAGACAAAGAAAGTGGAGAACTTTTTGAAGTCGGTGACCGTCGTTGGAAAAAGATCGTTCATATTTTGAAGACGTCTGCGTTCCTTAATGATCGTACCGAAATAGACTTGATGGATTGCCAGCTTATCGAGTACTGTATTTGGAGTACGAAAAAACAGCAGAAGGTCGCTCGCGAAATTGTAGAGAAATGCATCCAGCAGAATGGTTTGGATTGCGATACCGCAATAGATGAAATTAAAGAGCAAATTGAAAAATTTGATTCCGTAATTACAAAAAGATTTTTTATTGAGGCCGAAGAAAAGCCCATGAAATACGTTATGAATGATGGGTTACAAGCGTATAAAATCAAAAATCCTCAAAACATATACTTTGCCGACCATAATGTTAAACCTTTTTATGTATGTAATGATTTTACTTGGAAAGGGTGTAATGACAGACAGGGAATGTTGTATGATTCCAACAAGAATCCTCTTGGGAGTAGTGCGAACTTTTCTTTTTCATCCTTTAAGATTGAACAAGATACCGTATCATGGACTGATTTTTGGCGCAATTGGAATGGATATAGTGATTCTTCCTATTCTATGAAAATCGAAACTACAACAGGAGGTTTCCAAAAGGATCCATATTTGTTTGCTCCAGACAAGGAAAATAATCTTCACGCTATTCAAAATGAAGTTGACCAGTCTAATTACCAGCCCATTACAGACCTCATTTTTTCTGAAATTAAAAAGCTTGATAATTTCGCAAAGGAACAGACTGCACCATACAGGGCTAACCTTTTTGCAGACCAGCATTATTGCGATGTCATCATGAACACCGTGACTGAAGCAAAAAGAGACCTTCAAAATGCTCAAGTTGATTTGGACAAGAAGCGTTCCCGTTATCAAGATTAAGGCAAATTATGCAAACCCCTCAAGATGCAATAACAGCGTTGCGTCAGAAATTTCCTGACGGCATGCCAGATGTTCATTCTCTTTCGGATGAACAAAAGGCATGGTTGCATATGAAAATCCAATCTATTGCAGAAGAGATTGTCCCCTCTCAAGTGATAAGTCAACTTGAAAAAATCGGAAATCGCTTAATACACGCGACGGAAGATCTCCCTGACGATGAAATGCAGAGGATTGTATCATTTGTGTTTGCTAATATGGATGAAATCGAAACTATGTCAAAGAAGGGATAAATATGGCAAATAAAGGTTTTCGTTTAAATTGTCGTAAAGCTCTTGAGGCTCTTGATGCTATACGAGAAAAATTCCCGTCAGGGATTTCTGATGTTGCCAAAATTTCAGAGGAGTCTCGTGCATGGGTTCAGATGAAAATCCAACACTTTCGCGAATGCATAAAAGAAGAAGGTTTATCCTTATCTAAATATTCTTGGTGGAATTTGATGAGATTGTCAAGAAATAAAACAGCACATCAAAAGGAAGACTTTTCTGACAATGAATTTTTGGGCTTGTGTGACACTCTTTTCCCGAATATCCCCAAAATATTAAGTGATTTAAGAAAAAAAATAGGTCTCCATCGTCATCAATCCAAGAAAAAACGCAAATTTGAAAATTTTGCTTCAAGTAGCGCTTTTGGTACAGAAGCGGACAGGAAACAACTTATTGATGCAATGGAGGATATGGCATCACCTGTTGAGCCCACCGATATTAAGATTGAATTTCCCCAGAATGATTATGCTAAGCTTGCTGAAAAATCTTTTTCGGACATCCTTGACCACGACGACATAAAGGATTACATCCGGTCGCATGAAGGCGTATCTGAAAATATCCAGACCGATATTCTTGAATGGCTACAACAAACAAAGGAATCCCTTGATAAGGAAGATCCATTCCTATATGAATCTATTTTTATAGAGCAACAAAAGAAATTGTCTGCTATAGATGTCGCTATAGATTTAACGAATGAGAATTCAAAAATCCAATACCACTATAGACGATTGCCTTCTGTAAGCGAATCGAAACGGGGGGCAATCGCCCCAAGCAATCTTAATTTCAATTTCTATAAGAACCAATTTGCAGAACAGAAAAAAGAGCCAAAAAAGGATGACAAAGATAAAGAGCCCGCCCAATGGAAATCTCTGGAGCAACTAGAAGTTCTTCGCAGGAATTTCATCGGTGACATGGAAAAAAGCTTTATTGACCGCAAAAATAAATGGGAACAAGAACGTATTGACGAGATGCGAAAGGCTTTTCTAGAAGAACTGTATAAAAAAATACAGAACTTCAAGCGTCTTGAAAAACTTCTTTCTCCGTTCATCAAGAATTTTGGACGACTCTGGAATTTGTCCGAAGGAATATTTGAAACGAGTGGTTTTGAAATCCTAGGACAATTTGCTAAACTCCTTGAACAAGATCAATCATTGCAAGAACTTGCAGAAATCCTAGGTAAGCAAAATCGTGTGCAATCCATTTTTGAAAAGGAACTTCGAGATAAGGTTGTCATAAAAACGGAATGGCACCCCCAAAATGCCTATCGTGGAGAGATTAAAGGCATTTGTTTTTCGAATGACATTTCCTCGGTATTGCCGAGTGAATTGGCGTTGATGAAAAACTCGGCTACAAAGAAACTTTTCCAGTTGCGGTTCGCCCAAAAGCAGCTGTTGTCTTTCAAATACCAAAGAAATGTTGAAAGGACAAGAAAAGAATCTACGCAAGAAGAGGTTTCCATTGAAAAGAAGGAACCCAAAGGTCCTATTATTATCTGTGTAGACACAAGTGGTTCTATGCATGGAACACCGGAAAACATTGCAAAAACCGTGACATTCGCCTTATCCAAAATCGCACTCGAAGAAGAACGAAAATGCTACCTGATTTCATTCTCTACAGGAATAGAAACTCTAGATATGAGCGATTTCAAAAAAGGCGATAGTTTGCAGAAACTCGTTCGTTTTCTACAGATGTCTTTTAATGGTGGCACAGATGCGAGCCCGGCATTGCAGCATGCAATAAAAATGCTTCAATCCAACGATTATAAGCATGCAGATGTCCTTATGATATCGGATTTTGTAATGGCAAATCTTCCGCGCAATTTAATTGATGCTATAGAAGTAGAAAAAGAAAAGAATACCGATTTTTATAGCCTTGTAATTGGGACAAGCGGAAACCAGGGAACGATAGATTGTTTTAATCACAACTGGTCTTATAACACAAACGATATTCATGCTTCACGACATTTAGTTGAACAACTGCATTCCATAAAAATGCGCCCCGCAAGTCAAGGAAAATCCGATAATGCCGACAAATAAAAACGCTTTCTTGCGAATAAGAATTCTTGACGGGCTGCTTTCGGAAAGTGCTGTTCGACATTATACGATGTCGCAAATGATTGAATTATGCAATAAGAAACTTAAGGATTCTGACGAAGAAATAGTTGGTCGTCGATGCATAGAAAAAGACCTTAAATTCATTCAGGAAGTATTCGGAACAATAGAAAAGACCCGCTCTGGAAAGAATACGATTATACACTATGCTAATAGAACTGATAGTATTTTTAACCAAAAAATATCTTCATCCGAATTAAAATTATTGCAAGCTGTTATACGTACAGTAGGCCAAATGGATGGTCTAGAAAACTTTGGTTTTTTGGGGAAGTTAGAAGAGTCAACAGAAAATCCCAAGCATCCATCCATTATTTTTGAAAAAAATGAATTTTTAAGTCGGCGCGACTTATTGCCCAAATTAATTAGCTTTATTGAACGCAAAAAAACTATAGAAATTGAGTACCACCCTATTCATAGTAAAAAAATAAATAAAATTGAGTTGTATCCGCAATTGCTAAAACAATATAATGCTCGATGGTTCTTGTTTGGACTAGCAATGGATAAAAAGAAAATTTTGACTTTTTCTTTGGAGCAACTAGATAATGTTAAAGAATCTTCTAAGAAATATGAATCCAGCAAAATTGACTGGAATGAGTATTTTGATGATATGATTGGGGTTTCAAAAAAAGACAACGAAAAACCTCAAGAAATTATTTTTTGGGCTTCGAAAAAGGAATGCACTTATTTGGAAGGAAAACCCATTCACGCCTCTCAAAAAATGCTGAAAAAAAAGAATGCTGATGAAATGCGACAAAAATATCGCATTCCTGAAGACGGTGGAAATTTCTTCAGCATAAATTGTATTGTCAATTTTGAATTGAAAAGAGAAATGGCTTCAAAATTTGGAGAAAGACTCGTTCTTGAACCAGAATCGTTGAGAAACGAAATTATTGACGATGTGAAAAAGATGATGGATCGATATGGTGAAATAAAACCCGTACACTAATACTGACCCTCAAAAAAACTTATATTCCCTATTATGGACACGGAAAAGAAAATAGCCCTGATTATCGACTGCGACAACGCCAAGGCGGACGCCATCTACGGCATTATGGAAGAACTCTCCAAGTTCGGGGAGACGAGCATTCGCAGGGCATACGGCAACTGGAAAGGGAGCAACCCTTGGGAAGAAGTCCTGCATCCGTTCGCGATTCAGCCGATACAGCAGTTCCCCTACACGAAGGGGAAGAATGCGACCGACCTCGCGATGACTATCGACGTGATGGAACTCCTGTTTACGGAGAGCGTCGACATTTTCGCCATCGTGAGTAGCGATTCGGATTTCACACCGCTTGCCATGAAACTCCGGGCCAAGTCAAAACAGGTCATCGGGTTCGGCGAGGAAAAGACGCCGCAGCCGTTCATCGACTCGTGTAATTCTTTTATCTATATCGACAAGTTCAAGAAGCCGACCGAATCGGACGATGCGACAAACAACATTGAACCTCTTGATCGCAACAAGCTGCGCGGTAATGCGAAAATCATGAACGCTATCCGCAAGGCAATCAGCGAAGAGGCCGACGAAGCGGGCTGGGCAATTGCATCCAAGATTTCACAGCAAATCAACCGCCAGATTTCGCTGAGTCCCAAGAATTTCGGCTATGCCAAATGGCCCGCCCTTATCCGCGCCACGGAGTACTTCGAAGAAGGAAAGAATTCCAAGGGGCAGCAAGTCTTCCGCATCAAGAAGAAATAGTATCCCATTTCTTCTTCCGCACGCTCAGCATTGCTAAAACAGTCAATTTTTACATCGTTTTAGCAATAAAATGGAGAAAAAGTGCTAAAACGATATATTTTTCAATCACTTTAGCACTTTTTTAACAAAAAAATGCTATTTTGGGAGTATGGAAAAGATTGTCGGAAGATTAGAAGAGCAAAAACTGCTCCTTTCGTTAAAGGACAGCCCTAAAGCTGAATTCGTCGCCCTTTATGGCCGCCGGCGCGTCGGGAAGACGTTTTTAATAAACCAGCTCTTCGGAAGCGACTTTGCATTCAAGATGACGGGAGTCCTTGACGGATCCCTAAAGGATCAACTAGCTGCATTTTCCGACTCCATGGACGATTTCGGTTACGACATGGAAGAAAAGCCCAAGGACTGGATGGAAGCTTTCAAGTTGCTAAAAAGAGCCTTGAAGCCCCGCGTCGAAAGTGGGGCTCCATGCGTCATCTTTTTGGACGAACTCCCTGCAATGGACGCGAAAAAATCCGGCATCGCCAAGGCTGTCGGTTATTTCTGGAACAGCTGGGCATCTCTGTTCAGTAACGTCACCTTGATTGTCTGCGGCAGTGCTACAAGTTGGATGATTACAAATATTGTCGATAGCAAGGGCGGCCTTCACGACCGCATCACGCAAGAAATTCACATTCATCCGTTCTGCTTAAAAGAAACCGAAGAGTACTTTAACGAAAACGGATTCCAATGGAATCGCGATATCATTTTGCAGGCCTATATGGCGTTTGGCGGCATCCCCTA
This genomic window contains:
- the dnaN gene encoding DNA polymerase III subunit beta encodes the protein MKFSIDKTVLQNVLKSAITAVPNKSTIQVLNNFSLRLEGNFLEVSATDLDLGIRVKVEVQGERDGAVVINARKFSDLINNLVDPSITTISLDVQDYLAKIQWSEKGKASITGFDASDFPPFPEIENGETLNFAASELAFLAEKTLFATSTDSTRLNLNGVYLEAKDGKISMVATDGHRLGRASIDQEGANLENGVIIPKKVLQHILHVAKSDSNIEVRTSATHILFNTDSTQVISKLYEGPYPNYRAVIPQNFERTMQANTQDLQNKIRSVISMANVRTRQIRLQMDGNNLELSATDPDVGGDSREALAVTHNGEGSFCIGFNGQYLSEILGLSKSEEIVMKMNAPIGACVIEPVGENMGFSFLLMPLRLVED
- a CDS encoding tRNA 2-thiocytidine biosynthesis TtcA family protein, which produces MSSAIRKRISKKITKALHDFKLIEDGDKVLVAVSGGKDSSVLLMELASRMGKFLPNCEIGAIHIQSDFADKAPREFLQRMAEQYPQIPFYFKDVAVEGRLKEGRKLNCYWCSTQRRTELIKFARENGYNKIALGHHMDDIVETLLMNMLYKGEFSGMPPMVPYEKYPCSIIRPLCYCEESEIIEYAEDADIRKFTCTCEFSKASHRKSIREEIKSLTKGNSTLKANLFESMRNIRMDYLL
- a CDS encoding fibrobacter succinogenes major paralogous domain-containing protein, coding for MFIACSESFTDPRDEQSYDIVQIGSDVWMAENLNYDIDGSVCPEGDKRNCSKFGRLYTWEMARSFCPEGWRLPNSADFGRLIANVGGADVAGEALKSKRGWYKKKNGSDAFGFKALPAGFRKAGGDFDGIGGYAHFWTASSAPLERAEFLMLEFSRNTAVMDAAGRGELRSVRCIREQSNIKVKSI
- a CDS encoding helix-turn-helix transcriptional regulator; its protein translation is MYRATPLTEKTALKELGERIRAHRIALNLSREALAEKAGIGKNTLVRLEMGQSVSLSHLVKVLLQFGFAEALVDIVPDYSRSPMMLLRESQKLPQRQRAGRKKKDVDTAPWVWKEDE
- a CDS encoding type II toxin-antitoxin system HipA family toxin, whose amino-acid sequence is MIPVEVKLWGTTIGALSQEDGDDFAFFEYNPDFVRSGIEPAPVTMPVRAGTIYRFPDLSPATFHKLPGLFADSIPDKFGNKIIDQWLIQNGREPKSFTALERLCCTGSRGMGALEFFPATGPDPVKSEPLEIERLRALAANILDQRKKVKVKLREKDAFEQIVRVGSSAGGARAKVLIAYNEATKSVLSGQVRAPEGYGYWLLKFDDIENNRDKENADPAGFGALEYTYSQIAKEAGIQMTECRLLEDGEHRHFMTRRFDRTENGGKLHYQSLAAIAHYDFNIAGAYSYEQAFTVARQIGLATADIEQMYRRAVFNICARNQDDHTKNIGFLMDKRGNWTLAPAFDVTYAYNPAGRWTGTHQMTFNGKREKFALDDFKAVAKSAGLVQGRYKRILEQVQDSLASFKKRAKANDVPKKLVQEVEKNLVKV
- a CDS encoding AAA family ATPase; the encoded protein is MAETDILQKLNQAFTALSQERKSIVVPLAEMIQKVGLDKKQSSKYEQILKSSGNFKLDYKKEGILVNRKIFKPMEKTMTTPQNTTNNNVKLHDRIKALRDALSGGLYEKDEAVRLALLTAIAGESIFFLGNPGGAKSMIARRIVKAFKADGDDKIKYFETLLNAYTTPDEIFGNVSLKGLNGDLPEYPNKEVYRRLTENMLPKADIAFLDEIWKANSTILNSLLTIVNERKFHNGNEIEDVPLKALFTASNELPAKGQGLEALYDRLILRLIVSFIDDEDNFFDMVDSPSSLEFELPEEVKKLQISNAELKEWKKIIDEISLSDAAKSVISAIRKELASRNDAMSEEDKESGELFEVGDRRWKKIVHILKTSAFLNDRTEIDLMDCQLIEYCIWSTKKQQKVAREIVEKCIQQNGLDCDTAIDEIKEQIEKFDSVITKRFFIEAEEKPMKYVMNDGLQAYKIKNPQNIYFADHNVKPFYVCNDFTWKGCNDRQGMLYDSNKNPLGSSANFSFSSFKIEQDTVSWTDFWRNWNGYSDSSYSMKIETTTGGFQKDPYLFAPDKENNLHAIQNEVDQSNYQPITDLIFSEIKKLDNFAKEQTAPYRANLFADQHYCDVIMNTVTEAKRDLQNAQVDLDKKRSRYQD
- a CDS encoding VWA domain-containing protein gives rise to the protein MANKGFRLNCRKALEALDAIREKFPSGISDVAKISEESRAWVQMKIQHFRECIKEEGLSLSKYSWWNLMRLSRNKTAHQKEDFSDNEFLGLCDTLFPNIPKILSDLRKKIGLHRHQSKKKRKFENFASSSAFGTEADRKQLIDAMEDMASPVEPTDIKIEFPQNDYAKLAEKSFSDILDHDDIKDYIRSHEGVSENIQTDILEWLQQTKESLDKEDPFLYESIFIEQQKKLSAIDVAIDLTNENSKIQYHYRRLPSVSESKRGAIAPSNLNFNFYKNQFAEQKKEPKKDDKDKEPAQWKSLEQLEVLRRNFIGDMEKSFIDRKNKWEQERIDEMRKAFLEELYKKIQNFKRLEKLLSPFIKNFGRLWNLSEGIFETSGFEILGQFAKLLEQDQSLQELAEILGKQNRVQSIFEKELRDKVVIKTEWHPQNAYRGEIKGICFSNDISSVLPSELALMKNSATKKLFQLRFAQKQLLSFKYQRNVERTRKESTQEEVSIEKKEPKGPIIICVDTSGSMHGTPENIAKTVTFALSKIALEEERKCYLISFSTGIETLDMSDFKKGDSLQKLVRFLQMSFNGGTDASPALQHAIKMLQSNDYKHADVLMISDFVMANLPRNLIDAIEVEKEKNTDFYSLVIGTSGNQGTIDCFNHNWSYNTNDIHASRHLVEQLHSIKMRPASQGKSDNADK
- a CDS encoding WYL domain-containing protein, which encodes MPTNKNAFLRIRILDGLLSESAVRHYTMSQMIELCNKKLKDSDEEIVGRRCIEKDLKFIQEVFGTIEKTRSGKNTIIHYANRTDSIFNQKISSSELKLLQAVIRTVGQMDGLENFGFLGKLEESTENPKHPSIIFEKNEFLSRRDLLPKLISFIERKKTIEIEYHPIHSKKINKIELYPQLLKQYNARWFLFGLAMDKKKILTFSLEQLDNVKESSKKYESSKIDWNEYFDDMIGVSKKDNEKPQEIIFWASKKECTYLEGKPIHASQKMLKKKNADEMRQKYRIPEDGGNFFSINCIVNFELKREMASKFGERLVLEPESLRNEIIDDVKKMMDRYGEIKPVH